A single genomic interval of Antechinus flavipes isolate AdamAnt ecotype Samford, QLD, Australia chromosome 1, AdamAnt_v2, whole genome shotgun sequence harbors:
- the PPP1R3G gene encoding protein phosphatase 1 regulatory subunit 3G yields the protein METQAPRILNVEPSGSMPRGEPPPAEESPDPGALLLGEGGGGSCHNCPEAPARSPPSRPRSSPQVPERDATFLEQELLDARRCCRARSFSLPPSPILEAAKLLQQQRQRLQPQSEDPGAEWGSGDREEELLSPGACCTKCKKRVQFADSLGLSLASVKHFSAAEEPQVPPAVLSRLKSFPMRERDLEQIGDLLAVAFSPLLPPGSRPPTAGAPAPALPRLQPLFQLPRPGGAAASERLHLQRVCLERVECGAPPADDVKGSGRVLSCSGPREVSVRYTFTEWRSFLDLPATLQPSQPAQREAQGQEEQSLDSGPGSSGEGAGGPDGPDTERFHFSLFLPPGLLGEGEEQQAFQVHFAVCYRCALGEFWDNNAGANYTLRYSPRSRRLPNPDQVPAGGSL from the coding sequence ATGGAGACCCAGGCTCCCCGCATCCTGAATGTGGAGCCTTCGGGGTCTATGCCCCGTGGAGAACCACCGCCAGCTGAAGAGAGCCCCGATCCCGGAGCCTTACTGCTGGGAGAGGGCGGCGGCGGTAGCTGTCACAACTGCCCGGAGGCCCCGGCTCGGAGCCCGCCCTCTCGGCCTAGGAGCAGCCCCCAAGTGCCCGAAAGAGATGCCACTTTTTTGGAGCAGGAACTGCTGGATGCCCGACGCTGCTGCCGTGCCCGTTCCTTCTCCCTGCCTCCGAGCCCCATTCTGGAAGCAGCCAAGTTACTGCAGCAGCAGCGGCAGAGGCTGCAGCCCCAGTCCGAGGATCCCGGGGCCGAGTGGGGCTCAGGGGACCGAGAGGAGGAGCTGCTGAGCCCCGGAGCCTGTTGCACCAAGTGCAAGAAGCGGGTGCAGTTCGCGGATTCTCTGGGGCTCAGCCTGGCCAGCGTAAAGCACTTCAGCGCGGCCGAGGAGCCTCAGGTGCCCCCAGCCGTGCTCTCCCGCCTCAAGAGCTTTCCCATGCGGGAGCGGGACCTGGAGCAGATCGGGGACCTGCTGGCGGTGGCCTTCTCCCCGCTCCTGCCGCCGGGGAGCCGCCCCCCCACAGCCGGAGCCCCGGCCCCCGCCCTGCCCCGCCTGCAGCCTCTCTTCCAGCTGCCCCGGCCGGGGGGAGCCGCTGCCTCCGAACGCCTCCATCTGCAGCGGGTGTGCCTGGAACGGGTGGAGTGCGGCGCGCCTCCCGCCGACGACGTGAAGGGCTCCGGCCGGGTGCTGAGCTGTTCCGGGCCTCGGGAAGTGAGCGTGCGCTACACCTTCACCGAGTGGCGCTCCTTCCTGGACTTGCCCGCCACGCTGCAGCCCAGCCAGCCGGCCCAGAGAGAAGCGCAGGGGCAAGAGGAGCAGAGCCTGGACTCGGGCCCCGGGAGCTCCGGGGAGGGGGCCGGGGGTCCCGACGGGCCCGACACCGAGCGCTTTCACTTTTCCCTGTTTTTGCCTCCGGGACtgctaggggagggggaggagcagCAAGCCTTCCAAGTCCACTTCGCTGTCTGTTACCGCTGCGCGCTCGGTGAGTTCTGGGACAACAACGCCGGGGCCAATTACACCTTGCGCTACTCTCCCAGAAGCCGCCGGCTGCCGAATCCCGACCAAGTGCCTGCCGGGGGCAGCCTCTAG